A single window of Nicotiana sylvestris chromosome 3, ASM39365v2, whole genome shotgun sequence DNA harbors:
- the LOC104231361 gene encoding uncharacterized protein, producing the protein MKVELKNTFNVNVSYGKCKRAKRLILEITQKGLIETVQNVLPDSHHRFCVKHIEANWCKRWRTDEFKKLLWWSAWSSYEEDFKDQLKSIGELSKEADESLLMYPPRAWCRAYFDTMCKNQKVENNFTESVNAWLVEAREREKAVRSWANDFSPHSLKIYNEYFKIGTTSCYVDINGDNGYEVREGTDKYTVNMVFKKCTCRGWDLTGIPCPHEIKALQLKRLEPMNEINWWYSKEAYLLTNKYKLQLVRGEKFWELDPSQTMEPPEFVKMAGRPKIKRTRQKDEAIKRQGE; encoded by the exons ATGAAAGTAGAACTGAAAAACACATTCAATGTTAATGTTAGTTATGGAAAGTGCAAGAGGGCTAAGAGGCTGATTTTAGAGATAACCCAGAAG GGATTAATTGAGACAGTCCAAAATGTTCTACCTGATTCACACCATAGATTTTGTGTGAAGCACATAGAGGCAAACTGGTGCAAGAGATGGAGGACAGATGAGTTCAAGAAGTTGCTATGGTGGAGTGCCTGGAGCTCTTATGAGGAAGATTTCAAGGATCAGTTGAAGAGTATTGGGGAACTGAGTAAGGAAGCTGATGAATCATTGTTAATGTATCCTCCACGGGCTTGGTGTAGAGCCTATTTTGATACTATGTGCAAGAACCAAAAAGTTGAGAATAACTTCACTGAGTCAGTGAACGCATGGCTGGTTGAAGCAAG GGAAAGGGAGAAAGCTGTGAGGTCATGGGCAAATGATTTCAGTCCACATAGTTTGAAGATTTACAATGAATACTTCAAGATAGGTACCACTTCTTGCTATGTGGACATCAATGGTGACAATGGCTATGAAGTCAGGGAAGGGACAGATAAGTACACTGTAAACATGGTTTTCAAAAAATGCACATGTAGGGGATGGGATCTTACTGGAATCCCATGCCCACATGAAATTAAAGCCCTGCAATTAAAAAGGTTGGAGCCTATGAATGAAATCAACTGGTGGTACAGCAAAGAAGCATATCTGCTTACCAACAAGTATAAGTTGCAGCTAGTTAGGGGTGAAAAATTCTGGGAGTTAGATCCATCACAAACAATGGAACCACCTGAGTTCGTCAAGATGGCTGGGAGGCCTAAAATCAAGAGAACAAGACAAAAAGATGAGGCAATCAAAAGGCAAGGTGAATAG